Proteins from a genomic interval of Anolis sagrei isolate rAnoSag1 chromosome 1, rAnoSag1.mat, whole genome shotgun sequence:
- the BDKRB2 gene encoding B2 bradykinin receptor — protein sequence MTSIMAENDTTLYSVTSSWKSGTDQSILLNKTSNSTLCPWPKEWQWLLDIQPVFLWILAVVGIAENLFVLSVLCFHKSRCTVAEIYLANLAAADLLLLCGLPFWAINITNHFEWPFGLPLCKAINTILYMNVYSSIYFLVMVSIDRYLALVKTMSLGRMRRAWCAKLNCSIIWVSALFLSSPALIFRTIKYVPQYNVTACMLVYPSTDEWVMITNTLLNTVGFLMPLCIIAYCTVRIIQALQKNDFPKIKAIQTEKKATVLILSVLFLFIICWIPFQITTFLETLQQIKVFSGCDYEQAIDVATQIATYCSFSNSCLNPIVYVIVGKHFRKKSKELYCGTYHRRPSAAPSVQLTTVMETLRMSFSVENHRKKSAVHLP from the coding sequence ATGACTTCAATCATGGCTGAAAATGATACAACCCTTTACAGTGTTACATCCAGCTGGAAATCTGGGACGGATCAATCCATTTTACTCAACAAGACAAGCAACAGCACCTTGTGCCCCTGGCCAAAAGAATGGCAGTGGCTATTAGATATCCAACCAGTGTTCCTATGGATTCTTGCAGTTGTAGGAATAGCTGAGAACTTGTTTGTCCTCAGCGTTTTGTGTTTCCACAAGAGCCGTTGCACAGTGGCTGAAATTTACTTAGCAAACTTAGCTGCAGCTGACCTTCTGTTACTCTGTGGTTTACCTTTCTGGGCCATCAATATAACCAATCATTTTGAGTGGCCATTTGGGCTCCCTCTTTGTAAAGCCATCAATACCATCCTGTACATGAACGTGTACTCAAGCATTTACTTCTTGGTGATGGTGAGCATTGATCGCTACCTGGCATTAGTAAAAACTATGTCTCTGGGGCGTATGCGTCGAGCTTGGTGTGCTAAATTGAACTGCTCCATCATTTGGGTCTCTGCACTGTTCCTATCTTCTCCTGCTCTGATATTCAGGACCATAAAATATGTGCCTCAATATAATGTCACAGCCTGCATGCTAGTGTACCCATCCACAGATGAGTGGGTAATGATTACAAACACTTTGCTTAACACCGTAGGATTTCTGATGCCCCTCTGCATCATCGCCTACTGTACGGTTCGGATTATCCAAGCTTTGCAAAAAAATGACTTTCCGAAGATCAAAGCCATTCAGACTGAGAAAAAAGCCACCGTCCTGATCCTTTCAGTCCTTTTTCTATTTATTATCTGCTGGATCCCTTTCCAGATCACCACATTCTTGGAGACGTTACAACAAATCAAGGTATTTTCAGGCTGTGACTATGAACAAGCCATTGATGTGGCAACACAGATTGCCACTTACTGCAGTTTCAGCAACAGCTGTCTTAACCCAATAGTGTACGTCATTGTGGGAAAACATTTCCGAAAAAAATCCAAAGAACTCTACTGTGGCACATACCATAGGAGACCCAGCGCAGCACCATCTGTCCAGCTAACGACTGTCATGGAAACTCTTCGGATGTCCTTTTCAGTGGAAAATCACAGGAAAAAATCTGCTGTTCACTTGCCATGA